Proteins from a single region of Campylobacter sputorum:
- a CDS encoding peptidylprolyl isomerase, translated as MRKLVFTTLSLATAISLNAAVLATVNGQNITSEELEAIPGIQLNKMSPEHKKQLIDQAIEYKLIVDDAKKIGIQKEPEYTKSLKNLEEKIMADIYMKKIFDDIKVSEADIKKFYDTNKDRLFKRPGQLKAKHILFAIDNEKGAKDAIKSLQAFKGKDLENKFAELAKEKSIDDGSARQGGELGWFEKSKMVKPFADAVASLKKGELSKNPVKSQFGYHVILKEDERPEGTIPYNDVKDEVENSLKLQQFKGKMQSKIQDLKQNAKITYSK; from the coding sequence ATGAGAAAATTAGTTTTTACAACACTTAGTTTAGCTACGGCTATTAGTTTAAATGCAGCGGTTTTAGCAACTGTTAATGGGCAAAACATAACATCTGAAGAACTTGAGGCAATCCCTGGTATACAATTAAATAAAATGTCGCCAGAACATAAAAAGCAACTTATTGATCAAGCAATAGAATATAAACTTATAGTAGATGATGCTAAAAAAATCGGTATTCAAAAAGAGCCTGAATATACAAAATCTTTGAAAAATTTAGAAGAAAAAATAATGGCTGATATTTATATGAAAAAGATTTTTGATGATATAAAAGTTAGTGAAGCAGATATTAAAAAATTTTATGATACAAACAAAGATAGACTTTTTAAAAGACCTGGACAATTAAAAGCTAAACATATACTATTTGCTATAGATAATGAAAAAGGAGCAAAAGATGCTATAAAATCATTACAAGCATTTAAAGGTAAAGATTTAGAAAATAAATTTGCAGAACTTGCTAAAGAAAAATCAATAGATGATGGAAGTGCAAGACAAGGTGGAGAGCTTGGATGGTTTGAAAAATCAAAAATGGTAAAACCTTTTGCTGATGCTGTAGCAAGTCTTAAAAAAGGCGAACTTAGTAAAAATCCAGTAAAATCACAATTTGGTTATCATGTTATATTAAAAGAAGATGAAAGACCAGAAGGAACAATACCTTATAATGATGTAAAAGATGAGGTAGAAAATTCACTTAAATTGCAGCAATTTAAAGGCAAAATGCAAAGTAAGATTCAAGATTTAAAACAAAATGCAAAAATAACTTATTCTAAATAA
- the fbaA gene encoding class II fructose-bisphosphate aldolase — protein MGVLDVVKPGVLFGNDVVRLYDYAKENGFAIPAVNVVGSNSINAVLETAKKVNSPVIIQFSNGGASFYAGKGCPNAGVIGGIAGAKHVHILSEHYGIPVILHTDHAARKLLPWIDGLVEANKIYFARHKKPLFSSHMLDLSEESLDENLTTCEEYFKSFKELGVSIEIELGVTGGEEDGVDNTSVDNALLYTQPKDVALAYERLSKIGDAFSIAASFGNVHGVYKPGNVVLRPEILANSQKYLKEKLNLKDDKPIKFVFHGGSGSEIKDIKDAVRYGVVKMNIDTDTQWAFWDGVREYELENRAYLQGQIGNPDGEDKPNKKYYDPRKWLRCGEESVIKRLSVAYENLNCVNKN, from the coding sequence ATGGGCGTTTTAGATGTAGTAAAACCAGGTGTATTATTTGGTAATGATGTTGTTAGACTATATGATTATGCTAAAGAAAATGGCTTTGCGATTCCTGCTGTAAATGTGGTTGGTAGCAACTCTATAAATGCGGTTTTAGAAACAGCTAAGAAAGTTAATTCGCCCGTTATTATCCAATTTTCAAATGGAGGCGCTAGTTTTTATGCAGGCAAAGGTTGTCCAAATGCTGGTGTAATAGGCGGGATTGCAGGAGCAAAACATGTTCATATTTTATCTGAACACTACGGGATTCCAGTTATTTTGCATACAGATCATGCTGCAAGAAAACTACTTCCTTGGATAGATGGTTTAGTTGAGGCAAATAAAATATATTTTGCTAGGCATAAAAAACCACTTTTTAGCTCTCATATGCTTGATTTAAGCGAAGAAAGTTTAGATGAAAATTTAACAACTTGTGAAGAATACTTTAAAAGTTTTAAAGAACTTGGTGTTTCAATAGAAATTGAACTTGGAGTAACTGGTGGCGAAGAAGATGGTGTTGACAATACTAGCGTTGATAATGCACTTTTGTATACACAGCCAAAAGATGTGGCTTTAGCGTATGAAAGACTTTCTAAGATAGGAGATGCTTTTAGTATAGCTGCTAGTTTTGGTAATGTTCATGGTGTTTATAAACCAGGAAATGTTGTTTTAAGACCCGAAATTTTAGCTAATTCTCAAAAATATCTAAAAGAAAAATTAAATTTAAAAGATGACAAACCTATTAAATTTGTTTTTCATGGTGGAAGTGGAAGTGAGATAAAAGACATAAAAGATGCCGTAAGATATGGCGTTGTTAAAATGAATATAGACACAGATACTCAGTGGGCATTTTGGGATGGTGTAAGAGAATATGAACTTGAAAATAGAGCTTATTTGCAAGGTCAAATCGGCAATCCAGATGGTGAAGATAAGCCAAATAAA
- the nth gene encoding endonuclease III — MNKKDILTIKSRLIENYKDAKSELKFNNLYELIVCVMLSAQCTDKRVNLITPSLFENYPDVISLSKANLNSLKTIINSCSFFNNKASNLIKMAKNVVENFNSEIPLNEKDLMSLEGVGQKTAHVVLLEWQNENVMAVDTHVFRVAHRLNLSKAKTPQNTELDLTRLFKTDLNKLHQAMVLFGRYVCKAIKPQCDKCILNDICKSKDKTFKEKV; from the coding sequence ATGAATAAAAAAGATATTTTAACAATAAAATCTCGTCTTATAGAAAATTATAAAGATGCAAAAAGCGAACTTAAATTTAATAACCTTTATGAACTTATAGTATGCGTTATGCTCTCGGCACAATGCACTGATAAAAGGGTAAATTTAATAACTCCTAGTTTGTTTGAAAATTATCCTGATGTCATCTCGCTTTCAAAAGCAAATTTAAATAGTCTTAAAACAATAATAAATTCATGTAGTTTTTTTAACAACAAAGCTTCAAATTTAATAAAAATGGCAAAAAATGTGGTTGAAAATTTTAACTCAGAAATTCCATTAAACGAAAAAGATTTGATGAGTTTAGAAGGTGTTGGACAAAAAACAGCACATGTTGTATTGCTTGAGTGGCAAAATGAAAATGTAATGGCTGTTGATACGCATGTTTTTAGAGTTGCTCATAGACTAAATTTAAGCAAAGCAAAAACTCCACAAAACACAGAACTTGATCTTACAAGATTGTTTAAAACGGATCTTAATAAACTTCACCAAGCTATGGTGCTTTTTGGAAGATATGTTTGTAAAGCCATAAAACCACAATGCGATAAATGTATTTTAAATGATATTTGCAAAAGTAAAGATAAAACATTTAAGGAGAAAGTATGA